TTAAGTTGGTCTGCATAGATGGGTTGTTGATATAAGCGGGAccaacttaaaggaaaactgtacttgtacacaatgcttatgtgagacttgaacatATTctcttctgtgtgttctaaagatagaaaaacagataaaaagagacagctcatcacTGCACGTAACAGGATCCACCTATGCCAACTACAAAGACTgctttaaaacacctccaaaaacctccaacaaggttttatggtttcatatacatactgtgagcatgtagtaacagctacattcatgataacatgtaacacttacagtattttgcctatTTTGGCCATTCTAAGCATTGCCGGAACTCCCTTAGTTgtcgcattgatttcacatagcgatATAGCAACGAACGCCCACACCTGGCGTAAACTTTTCCAAATtcagaaataaaaaacacagcagctgtgGTGTCAGCTCAGATacgtagccttaccttttttgtCGTGGTCTGAGGCGTCGTGAGTGCGATGCTGATGCACTGCGgccgagtgtgtggtgaagctagtcgctggctagtagctagccggtgtgttatggctaagtgtcagtacgccagtaacatagttcaaTCGGcgtaaaaaatgttaataataataataacaatgttgctgtagcttggttaatatgcacgacacattatatgtaaatggaagagtctcacataaggattgtggatgatcagcaaaattccccccaaaagcgAAATCCActgtaatactactactactattactactactacgacttATATAGTGATATATAGTGATAAAGTCGTGATCCCATTATTTATTCactccacagtcacacactggtggtgctTAGCTGCTTGGGGGCAGAATGATAATAACCAACGGTCTCTCGGACCACCATCAGACATTGATTCACATTTGTACGCCAGTGTGAGTGACTGTGGAAACAAGGTGGACCACGGACACAACGTTGACTGGAATGGATAGAGGGACTGGGTTTCGAACCACTAACTGTCCGCTTAATGGGCGACCTGCTCTGCCTCCTAAGTTGACTACTTTTGCCAGAAAGTCAATGTGTGCACTCGatttttctaatgtaaaatatgtgccttgacTCAGTAAAGGTTAGGAAACACTTCTTTAATGAACAAGGAAATTGTATTCCTCCTATTGTCTTGTTGAAGGTATTAACACTTTTCTAAAATATCGACTAGTTTCTGATGAGTGTGCAATTTTTTACATAAAAGCAGCTGCTGTAAAACATCAAACATGCTCAAACAGAGACAAAATTAAGATTTGCCCactgaaaaatggcaaaaaacagcAGTTACTTCAACTCCTTGCTTCCTTACCTTATATGGAAAAGATGGAAAGCACAGGATTGATTGTGGCAATAAAGTCGCTGTGGAATTTCAGAAATGTTTCTGTCTCTCTAAAGTTTGGTGAAGTGGATAGAGGATGGCGTCCCAGAGGATCCCTTCTTGAACCCCGAGCTAATGAAGAACAACCCATGGGTGGAGAAGGGAAAGTGCATCCTTCTGTAGGAGAAAGCATCCAGCCTGTCATTCCCCGTCGGCTTAAACCGCACCTACAGAGGACCCCTTACCCCAGGACGCTGCCTCCCAACCTCTCACCATGAATGTACAACAATCCCCACAACACACACCCCGTCAAGGCCACACCAAACACACTGACACACTTTTGCCTGACTGCCACAAGTTCACTGCAAGTTCATTCTTGCATTCTTACTGTATAACGATCAATACTCCACTTTAGTCTCTATATACGACAACCTACTTATGCAGCCGCAAGGCACAATGTTTCactctgtttttaacattaacacCTACGCTGTTTTGTTGAATTCATGGTTGATGAGCTAATCCTCCTAACATCCGCACTGTCAGACACACTGAAGACCCGCTGGCTTACTTTGATTCCGCTTTTATTTCACTTGTTACCAACGCAAACTAACTTTTTATATTTCCAAAATAAACTGATTGTTTAATTAGGAGGACGACATAATGATGCCTTAAAGTCGCTCACGGTCATTATTTGCATTCGTGCTGACATTTTTCAGCAGTTTTAAGAAGCAATCCAAACACACCAGGTCGCTTCAAATAATACTACATTTAAAGACATTGcgactgtattattatttttttttcacttattAATAACTACTTGTAcactagggatgtccaaactttttccaccaaaggcccgacagtgaaaaaaaatcaaaggatgtaaaaaaggctaaaaaaaatatatatatatataagctttgtgttataggtgacaaagcatattattatgcAGCAAttcaatattttgtcattgcgTTAATCCAGTGTGTCCAAAGTATTTTAATTGgccccgcggcacattctaaaataaaaaaaaaaaacagcaaaaatgggaaaaaaagagcagtcattttacaagaataaagatgaaatattaggagagtaaagccataatattaagagaaaaaatagcataaattgGAAATATTATAGGGAATAAAAGtcttaatatgagaaacaaacaaaataataaggttgcaatttttggaaaattcggttgggaaaaatgtatattacgataataaagtccaaatattatgagaatgaagtcatagtaTCAGAAGAACGTTTAAGTATTTGCAACAATttttgaaaatagcaaaaagtgTGACGCAAGGTGAAAATgtttactaataatacgctttgtcactgaCACAAAGcttagatgcaggctgtttgttttttttttttatctaaaaaACATctaagcatatctacatgggtcggtttaaaaaatgtaaaattgcaTCCTTTGATTCTTCAGCATCTGAGAGTCGAGCGCGCTAGCCAGTCAGCTAAAAACCCAGGCTTTCAACCCACTggccagcgcagctcttaaggtgtcagggagtgacgTAGTATTACACAGCTAGATCacagaccaataaaaaacaagctgcaggccattaatagcccccgggccgcacttcggacccccctattatacattatttatttccgacattttcatagtttattCTAAGCCTTTTCTGCAAACATGAGTTTGAAAAAGTGTGCATACGCTCCGTAATTGAAGTCATATATTTTAGCATTGCACATCTGACAATAGAGAAAATATCCCACCAGACTAAATTCACTGCCTGGAATATTTGACCAAACAACAAAAGCCTTTCCCCGTACTAAAAGTAGGCACGTTTACAGCTTTGCTTTGTAAGCATGTTTTTACAATACACCATATTAACGCATGTCGTTGTTCCTTTCTGTCATTAGatcggagtgtgtgtgtgagcgtgtgtgtgtgtgtttgtttgttgttgttctggGTCTCTCGAGGGGTTTTTAGTTCTCCGTCCCCTCCTTACCGACCGTCCCTACGGACGACACCAACAGTCAGCGTACAAACACTCTCTTGACCCCTTTAACTTATGAATCAATACTTTCgctctatttatttttatttatttatttatgagaaCCTTTTCCTGTGATGAGTGCTGACATGTTCCTGTTTGGTTTCGTCTCCATCTCCCTCATATTCCCAACAACAGAAATCCTAGAATGCAACGACTTGTCAGATCAACTGCCTTGGACACAGTTTCCTTAAAAGAAGAATGTAAATAGTTGGCATGAGGTTTCCACACTACCGCTGACCACTGTCTGTGTTTAACTGTGTCACGTTGCTTGGGGGGAAAGGTGATGAAGTAGGACGACACGGGAACCTCACGTCATCTCAGTACTGTAATGACTCTCATTATGTTGGCTTTTTCCAGATCCCCAAAGGCCTGTTCTGTAATTGAGTGACTTTTGTACAATGGATTAATTGCATATATTTAATTGAACGTACATGGTTTCATGATGTGCTAATTAATTCATATTTGCATGCATAAAATAGCACTTCCGTCCGTGTCAAACATATATGAGAGGAACATCTTGCCAAGCAGGTGCTGGTTATATTTAGTCAATTGTGAAACTAAAATAaaggcaaattaaaaaaaaaaaaacccaacatgttACTTGAAAAGTACCCCCTGTAAtaacacatttcatttttaatttttttccaagtttAGCTGCTTGTGTCCATGTGTAGCCAAGCTAATTAGTGAAATTTTGCTGGTCACTGCATGACAAGGGACTGGTAAAGTGTATTCCACCGTGCAAAGAGATGAACTTCTGAGCTTCGTGTTTGGAGTTTTTCCAGGAACCCAAGTGCTCTCAGTTCTGGTCTTGAAATTCTATGTTTGGTGTCTTCTCCAACATTTGAACTGTATTttgggcattgaatcgatcacaacgGGACCTTTCAGGGTGTTTTAGAAGATGTTTTGCACCTCATTCAgcgggcttcatcagttcatgctcggatgagaggcgaaacgtcttcaaagacaatctaaaccaggggtgtccaaactttttccacggagggccacatactaaaacatgaaaggatggaagggccactttggtatttacgaaagcaacacatgcagatatgctaagaagttacatgtATTCAAAGAAACTGCATGTCAGCTCCGTGACAACGGTGAAAAAGCggattattagtatgaatttttcccatttttgctgtttttttaatttaattttccaaatatttccacttttttcttaaataatctttcatTTTGAGTGAgagaaggttggagtgtgaggtcgacagCGTCTGCAGCAATGCGGTCGCAGTACCGGACCGTTGTggggaagagagagctgagacaGAAGGCAAAGCGCTCAatttatgttcccaccctcacctttggtcatgagctttgggttgtgaccgaaagaacgagatcacagatacaagcggcccagccgggagaaggtccCGGGTCAGACCTAAGACACACTggggggattatgtctcacagcgggcctgggaatgccttggtgacctcccggtggaactgtcGGAGTCTGGACTTCCCAACTGAgaccggataagcagaagaaaatggaatggaatctttgtcaattttcttctcgtaggattatgactttattgccatattttggctttattcacattacatatttttccccaaccaaatttttcaaaatgtagatctttattttgttttgtttgtcataacattatgacgtttaaaacacaacatattttttctctaatatttcaagttttttcGCATAATACTaagaatttattctcataaaattgtaacttttttctcttaaaattccagctgtttttgccatttgtgctgttgttttttttgtttttttgttttcaactttcttcccatAAATTTATTATGggactttcttcccataatataatattttaaccaatcaaattttccaaaaattacaattttatttgttggtttgtttgtttgtcataatattatgactttttaaaaataacatatttcaactccatgctattaaaatgacattatttttcctcctaatattgcgagtttattctcataaaattgtaactttttctcgttaagattacaacttttttgtcttaataccttgacttcattcttgtaaaattactgctgactttccatttttgttgttgttttgttgttgttgtgttcttgtttaattatatttataaaatgtgGCACGGGCCAATTAAAACCTGCTTCAAATGGCCCCCCCGGaaggcactttggacacctctgatcaaaacagtccagttgtgattgaTTCAATATCCTGAcattaccatgacctggatgaatgacacatTTGAACTGAACAATCTCCCACTGGAAAAGCAGCAAATGCTGTTTGCTGGAGACGCACAGCACTTTTCCTGCCCCTGGTTTGTGTTTATTCCGTATGACATCTGTAAATCTTTAGTTGTGTTATGTATAACTtgaatgtatgtgtgtggtatcttttattttaatgtcaGCATAACCTTGTGTCTAACTAGCTAGCAGCATATCCTCCGTGTCAGAGTGCTTTGGAGTTCCTATTATGCATCAGACTAAGCCCAAGTGTAAAGATGACAAGCAATaaattcaacatcattttttattggattttttgcAAGAACATTTATCTTAATAAAGTAGAAGATTTTGAGAAAGCTTTGTCCTGTCATTTGTCTGCACAAGGGGTAGCATGTTCATGAATAATAAAACTGTGAATAATGAggacataaaataaataccCCCTTTGTAGCGTGTTTTTCGAGTAAAACTGAAAATTTGCGCTAAAATgctgccttggtttgcgtacattttgcggtcagtgtacaatataaaatgttaatacactgcgagagtccagctgtgttcttaatgtatttttagcacaaaacatccttgttagcagccttaTTAGCTTAACGCATCGTCGCCcatgtatgatgtcatcagcggttgactttgCTAGGTCTTTGCTAGCTAACACAGTTAAACCTCAAGTCTCAAAACTGTTAACgagaaacacgtttttatagttttacaagcagaaaacaattctaaatgcgtaTAAATGGCGAATGAAAGGGTCAAATGAACATTCAAGGTTACTTTTGAAAAATACTAATCAgtcacttcgtaactcttaattcggatgtacaatttgctacatttaagtatgctggaaaacacactgaaaacaagtacatttaccttaaattacgtgatgtctttgaacgcaacccctcaatGCTCATAATaccacggtttaaagtgtgattcaaatgttctgctactattaaagagactacaTTAAAGAGACATGTGTTAGACAAATAATTTTTTAGactttagcttgattgacatattcagttcatgtgcagctgttaatacatacaaatatatataatcctgtcctgtcttttatctttctgttcattaaatacagtaaagtagtcgctgatggtgattaattatgattaattgatttaaaaactgtgattaatctgattaaaatttgtaatcatttgacaacctTAGTATCTATATACTGCTaaattgtttaaaaagaaatttgttgaagaaaatattttttattgttttgctatttttattttatataaacacaggacaaatattttaggtaaaaataataataaatataaatatgtattttaaaaacataatgaattaattaaaaacacaaagaacaaagggaaaaaatatatttaaaaaaaatgaaatataaaacaaatttaaaatatttccaaataaatagacacattttaaaaaataaatatcctatggttatttggcttttttttttttttttttactttttttgtcgaAAATCTCTCCTGtgtttgcaaaaataaagaaatatttatttagttattttattttatttaaaaaatgttttaaatcatgtaaggatcttgaaaaaaatcaagtgAAATAACAACTGTACTGTATCAGTACATGTTTTAGTTGGTGTGGTATTAagaccaaaatgtgcagtttctcTCACCCTAGTGCAAAGAGCACCTGTGGATGAATAAGAGTGCCATCTCATCTTCATGTGTAACATCGATGGCCACAACGCTGTTACATGCGTTCACCGTGTCAAAGATTGTGTTCGAGTTAGGATGATGTGCAGCTGATCCTTGCTCACAGTACGCTTGTCTGCTTTTTATGGGTCAGCTCCCCTCAATCCCCTTGCCTTTTTGACACCGTAAACTCACTAATACGCTCAATCCCCCTTCAACCTCAAAGCTAGATCCACACCCCCATTTTCCCCTTTCCTCACTGAAATCCTCCTACCTTCTGCACACACGCCACCTGTCTCCTCACTGTGCTGCTTAATGGTCCTGTAACCCCACCCCATTTTACTCTCAGATTACACCCTTGTGCTCATAAAGACATATACCCAAGCATCTCTTCATGCGTGTTCACGTTGCGAAACACATTAGTCCGCCTGGAGTGTGCACTTACACACACTGCACTGAAAACAGCCACTAATGGCCTCAAGCGTGGGCATTTCTACGTGGATTAAGATTAGCAATCATATACAAATTGGCGCACACTCAGATTGGCACACATTAGAACCAATCGCTAATGCACATTATGGTGGTgagaatcacacacacacacacacacacacgcacgcacatatgCATACACACGCTTTTTAATCAACTCCTGGAGATTACTCTCTTTAATGAAATTACCTCTGTTCATGGAAATGTGT
This genomic interval from Dunckerocampus dactyliophorus isolate RoL2022-P2 chromosome 18, RoL_Ddac_1.1, whole genome shotgun sequence contains the following:
- the gng13b gene encoding guanine nucleotide-binding protein G(I)/G(S)/G(O) subunit gamma-13b; protein product: MDEMDLPQMKKEVESLKYQLAFKREKSSKTVTDLVKWIEDGVPEDPFLNPELMKNNPWVEKGKCILL